The DNA window TACTCTATTGATGACATCATGCACACATTAAAGACTTATCATACTTCAACTACTCTATTGATGACATCATGCACACATTAAAGACTTTTATCACACTTCAACTACTCTATTGATGACATCATGCACACATTAAAGACTTATCACACTTTAACTACTCTATTGATGACATCATGCACACAAATACGTTTATCACACATCAACTACTCTATTGATGACATCATGCACACATTAAAGACTTTTATCACACTTCAACTACTCTATTGATGACATCATGCACACATTAAAGACTTATCACACTTCAACTACTCTATTGATGACATCATGCACACATTAAAGACTTTTATCACACTTTGACTACTCTATTGATGACATCATGCACACAAATACGTTTATCACACATCAACTACTCTATTGATGACATCATGCACACATTAAAGACTTTTATCACACTTCAACTACTCTATTGATGACATCATGCACACAAAGACTTTTATCACACTTCAACTACTCTATTGATGACATCATGCACACATTAAAGACTTTTATCACACTTCAACTACTCTATTGATGACATCATGCACACATTAAAGACTTATCACACTTTAACTACTCTATTGATGACATCATGCACACAAATACGTTTATCACACATCAACTACTCTATTGATGACATCATGCACACATTAAAGACTTTTATCACACTTCAACTACTCTATTGATGACATCATGCACACATTAAAGACTTATCACACTTGAACTACTCTATTGATGACATCATGCACACATTAAAGACTTTTATCACACTTCAACTACTCTATTGATGACATCATGCACACATTAAAGACTTTTATCACACTTTGACTACTCTATTGATGACATCATGCACACAAATACGTTTATCACACATCAACTACTCTATTGATGACATCATGCACACATTAAAGACTTTTATCACACTTCAACTACTCTATTGATGACATCATGCACACATTAAAGACTTTTATCACACTTCAACTACTCTATTGATGACATCATGCACACATTAAAGACTTTTATCACACTTCAACTACTCTATTGATGACATCATGCACACATTAAAGACTTTTATCACACTTCAACTACTCTATTGATGACATGCACACATTAAAGACTTTTATCACACATCAACTACTCTATTGATGACATCATGCACACATTAAAGACATTTATCACACATCAACTACTCTATTGATGACATCATGCACACATTAAAGACTTTTATCACACATCAActacattgatgacatcatgcACACATTAAAGACACATCACACTTCAACTACTCTATTGATGACATCATGCACACATTAAATACTTTTATCACACTTCAACTACTCTATTGATGACATCATGCACATTAAATAGTTTTATCACACTTCAACTACTCTATTGATGACATCATGCACACATGAAAGACACATCACACTTCAACTACTCTATTGATGACATCATGCACACATTAAAGACACATCACACTTCAACTACTCTATTGATGACATGCACACATTAAATACTTTTATCACACTTCAACTACTCTATTGATGACATCATGCACACATTAAAGACACATCACACTTCAAATACTCTATTGATGACATCATGCACACATTAAAGACTCGTCACTACTTCTCGACTGCTAACCTTTATTAGCGTCTTTTAGAAATGTTGTGGTCCAACAAggtcagacaggaagtcttcgTCCTGACAGGATGTGGTTCTTCACTGGCCCGGGTATTCAAAGATGGCGGCAGCTCCCATCCCGGTGCCGATGCACATGGACACCACGCCGAGGGCCCTGCACACAACACATGTGAGAGCCGTGCCGAGCTTCAGGTGAGCGGGCGCACCCACCTTGGTCCGCGGCGCCGCAGCTCGTGCAGCAGCGTCACCACCTGCCGGGCGCCGGTGCAGCCCAGCGGATGACCCAGAGCGATGGCGCCGCCGTTTGGGTTGACCTTCTCCGGCAGGATGGCCAACTTCTCCATGCAGTACACGGCCTGAGCCACACGGTGGCGATGTTGACTCAGAAGCTGCGCTAGGATCCATGTGGGTCAACACTCACCTGGCTGGCGAAGGCCTCGTTGATCTCAAACACGTCGATGTCGGCCATCTTGAGTCCTGACAGGCGCACAAGTTAGCAGAATAATCGTGACGGCTTGGCCGCCAATCAAAGTCTTACCCGCCTTCTTGAGGGCCGCGGGGATGGCGACTGCCGGACCGACGCCCATCATGTCAGGAGGGACCCCCACCACGGCGCTGGCCCTCAGGACTCCCAGGACCGGCAGACCCAGGGCCTCCACCGTGGACCTGCGGCCCAGCAGCACGGCGGCGGCGCCGTCGCTCACCTGGCTGGAGTTACCTGACGCGTGGGCGAGCGAGTGGTGAGTGCACGCGGTCGTCAGGCACAGAGTCCGCCCACTCACCGGCCGTGGTGCTGCCGCCGACCTTGAAGGCGGGCGTCAGTCTGCTGAGAGCCGCCAGCGTGGTCCCCGCTCGGATCCCCTCGTCCTTGGCCACCGTCACCCGCCGCTCCGTGCCGTCCTGGTCCAGCAGCCTGGTGACCACGGGAACGATCTCACGCTCGAACACGCCCGACTGCTGCGCCCGCGTCGCCCTGATGGGGGCGGGAAGCACAGGCTGACCCTTGACCTCAAGGCGGGGCTCACGGCGGACATGTTGGATTACTTCTGGTgagacatcatggcgaagacgTCCTGCTTCTCTCTGGACACGCCCATCCTCTCTGCCACGTTCTCCGAGgtcatgctacacacacacacacacacacacacacacacacacagacatactcAGTGTGACGCCAGCACAGGACAAGTCGCAACagcgtgacctctgaccccatgGGGATGATGCAATCTCTGGCCTTGTCCTTGTCCATCAGCCTGGAGCTCAGATCTCCTGGATCTCCCATGGAGCGCAGTGACATGCTCTccacgctgacacacacacacacacattttaggaTGTTGCCAAAGAATGGGGGAGGGGTCCTCATACATACCCGCAGGCGAGACCCAAATCAATGGAACCACTCCTGATGGCGCctgcaaacacacgcacacactctcaggtcactcacacacacacacacgcacacactctcatGTCGgtcacagacacgcacacacacacgcacacacacaaacacacacacacctgcgatGTTGAGCAGCGCCTGCAGGCCAGATGAACACTGGCGGTTGACGGTGTAAACTGGCACCGACTCAGGGAAGTCACTGAAAGGAAGGCGGGGCCATCAGTGACATCATCAACGTGCGTCATGCTCGTCGgtgacatcatcaacatgtgCCATGGCCGTCGGTGACATCATCAACATGCGCCATGGCCGTCGgtgacatcatcaacatgtgCCATGGCCGTCGGTGACATCATCGACGTGCGTTATGGTCGTCGGTGACATCATCAACATGCGCCATGGCCGTCGGTGACATCATCGACATGTGTCACGGCCGTCGGTGACATTATCGACGTGCGTAATGGTCGTCGGCGACATCGACATGCGTCCTTGCCGTCGGTGACATCATCAACGTGCGTTATGGTCGTCGGTGACATCATCAACATGCGCCATGGCCGTCGGTGACATCATCGACATGTGTCACGGCCGTCTGTGACATCATCAACGTGCGTTATGGTCGTCGGTGACATCATCAACATGCGCCATGGCCGTCGGTGACATCATTAACATGTGTCATGGCCGTCGGTGACATCATCGACGTGCGTAATGGTCGTCGGTGACATCATCGACATGCGTAATGGTCGTCGGTGACTGACATCGACGTGCGTCATGGCCACCGGTGACATCATCGACATGCGTAATGGTCGTCGGCAACATCATCGACATTCGTCATGGCCGTCGGTGACATCGACATGCGTCATGGTCGTCGGTGACATCGACATGCGTCATGACGGCCGTCTGTGACATCATCGACATGCATCATGGCCGTCGGTGACATCATCGACATGCGTAATGGTCGTCGGTGACTGACATCGACGTGCGTCATGACCGCCGGTGACATCATCGACATGCGTAATGGTCGTCGGCGACATCATCGACATGCGTCATGGCCGTCGGTGACATCGACATGCGTCATGGTCGTCGGGGACATCGACTTGCGTCATGACGGCCGTCGGTGACATCATCGACATGCGCCATGGCCGTCGGTGACATCATCGACATGTGTCACGGCCGTCTGTGACATCATCAACGTGCGTTATGGTCATCAATGACATCATCGACGTGCGTCATGGCCGTCGGTGACATCATCGACATGCATAATGGTCGTCGGTGACATCATCGACGTACGTCACGGCCGTCGGTGACATCATCGACATGCATCATGGCCGTCTGTGACATCATCGACATGAGTCACGGTCGTCGGTGACATCATCGACATGCGTAATGGTCGTCAATTACATCATCGACATGCGTCATGGACGTCGGTGACATCATCGACATGAGTCATGGTCGTCAATGACATCGTCGACATGCGTCATGGACGTCAGTGACATCATTGATATGCCCCACGGTCGTCGGGGACATCATCGACATGCGTCATGGTCGTCAATAACATCATCGACATGCGTCATGGACGTCAGTGACATCGGTGATATGCCCCACGGTCGTCGTGACATCATCGACATGCGTCATGGACGTCAGTGACATCATTGATATGCCCCACGGTCGTCGGGGACATCATCGACATGCGTCATGGTCGTCAATAACATCATCGACATGCGTCATGGACGTCAGTGACATCGGTGATATGCCCCACGGTCGTCGTGACATCATCGACATGCATCATGGACGTCAGTGACATCATCGACATGCGTCACGGATGTCAGTGACATCATCGACATGCATCATGGACGTCAGTGACATCATCGACATGCGTCATGGATGTCAGTGACATCATCGACATGCGTCATGGATGTCAGTGACATCATCGACATGCATCATGGACGTCAGTGACATCATCGACATGCGTCATGGATGTCAGTGACATCATCGACATGCGTCGTGGACGTCAGTGACATCATCACATCGCGAGCGGCTGTTCCGACCTGAGGAAGTGAGCCACGCGGGCCATCAGGGCGCCAGCGCCGGGCTGCAGCACGTTTCCTGCGAAAGCGAAGAAGTCGGGTTGACGACAGGAAGCAGCGGCGGCCACGTTGAAcgtgcgtgacgtcacagctcaCCCACACATACGTCACCCAGCAGCTGAGGCGACAGGCTGACGTCATCCAGCACAGCGGTCATCACAGCACTCAAGAGCTCGTCAGGTGTGGTGTCCTAAGACGTCACGTGACGCTTTATTCGTCAGCGGGGTGACGTCAACGTGTAGTTTACCTTCAAAGCTCCGCGCTTGGCTTTACCGATGGCGCTCCTGCGGCCGTGAACGACCACCACGTCGTCAGGACAGGCGGCCGCCGAACACTCGTTGGAGCTGACGTCATGCACGTGGTGTCCCGGGACGGGCGGACACAAATGTCCCGAAATCACTTTGATCCTCCGCATGGCGGACTGTGGACACAAAGTTGTCTGGAGTCTCACTTCCGGGTTCGGAAGTTTTGGACCGGAAGTGACGAGGAGCCAACTAGTTTCGTGTTCTGCTGCCAAGCGCGTTTTCTTCACAGGAAGTTAACATAATGTAACCTattttttatggacttgcctctttgtgaagTTAAGTTCCTCTTATaaactgttatacagtatatgccttgagctcttattttgaaggcgcgaagtgcggaagtggtgacacggtgTGGTGCAGCGGAGTTTAGAAAACAaaggaaataaagtggtcctcgtgtaaaactggagcctccgtgtctgttattttgtagttttatacagtataggcggcTTATACAAACCCTCGGTTACAATAGTATTTGTaacaaaatcaaaatgttttattttgacagCGTTTGTGGAAGTCGCAATGCATCCTGGGAAACTCATCTTCCCGAGAACTCCTTGAATGTTGTACCTTGTCGTCTTCTTAGCCTTCGGAGAGCAACTGCTGTGAGTAAGAAAGTTGTCAGAGTTTTAGTGACAAGACTGTGTCACTTTTACTTTACTACATCGTTTTTGTGGCGAGTTGACCGCCGCCGTGGAGATGTGTGTAATGTGCCTTTGTCGTCATCTACAGGCGATTTGGGGTACAGCAATCTTCCTGTTTGTCATTTGTGACGTCATCATTACGTGTTTATGCCAATTATAAAGTATATTAGATTATTAATTCCTTGTTTTGTTGCTCGTTATTGCAGTTTTCCTCACAACGTGCtaggaggttgttttttttaagttgtatGCGTCAACAATAAGGATCCTGGCACGTTTGTGGCCCCTGGAAGGGAGTCGGATTTTGAGGAGCCACTCTTTGGCTCGTTATTATAGTTTCTTGTTTTTTAAATCACGGACATAATTACTAGTGTAAGATGGGGACCAGAATCTTTAGAATGTACACAAATATTACTGTATTCTATCCTATTATCTTATTTTTGAATTTCATATTTTCATTACTAGTTTGAATTTCCCCTCACCTAAAACACGTGCAGCATTTTAACAATATGgaacaaaaatacatgtataacatttttaaataaaactacaGTAAATGTTAGGACATAAAAATATGAATACTAAATTGTActaccacacctggtgtgtgtacaCTTGAATTATTACCTTTTAGTTTACTACTCGAGTATATTTCACTCTTaatgatttttttaatacacacatatacatacatgtaaatacatgcatgtacagtggtggtcaaaagtgtacatacacttgtaaagaacatcatgtcatggctgtcttgagtttccaatcatttctacaactcttatttttttgtgatagagtgtattgagcacatacttgttgctcacaaaaaacattcatgaagtttgcttcttttatgaatttattatggctctactgaaaatgtgagcaaatgtgctggttcaaaagtatacatacagcaatgttaatatttgcttacatgtcccttggcaagtttcactgcaataaggcacttttggtagccatccacaagcttctggaaagTTTGtttacacatttaagtcaggactttgggaaggccattctaaaaccttcattctagcctgatttagccattcctttaccacttttgacgtgtgtttggggtcattgtcctgttggaacacccaactgcgcccaagacccaacctccgggctgatgattttagcttgtcctgaagaatttggaggtaatcctcctttttcattgtcccatttaaagcagcagttccattggcagcaaaacaggcccagagcataatactaccaccaccatgcttgacggtaggaatggtgttcctacccaaacatattgctgggcattGTGGCAAAACGGCTCCATTTTtgcttcatctgaccacagaactttccaccaggtcttatctttgtccatgtgatgtcagatgaaacaaaaattgagctgaatTAAGGCtataatgaaggttttagaatggccttcccaaagtcctgacttaaaggtgtaaaaatgctgaagaaacaagtccatgtcagaaaagcaacacatttagctgaactgcaccaattttgtcaagaggagtggtcaaaaattccagcagaagcttgtggatggctaccaaaagcgccttattgcagtgaaacttgccaagggacatgtaagcaaatattaacattgctgtatgtatacttttgagccagcacatttgctcacattttcagtagagccataataaattcataaaagaagcaaacttcatgaatgttttttgtgagcaacaagtatgtgctccaatcacaaaaaaataagagttgtagaaatgattggaaactcaagacagccatgacattatgttctttacaagtgtatgtacacttttgaccacgactgtacatacacgtatatacatacacacatatgcatagacataagcatatatatacaaacatatagtacatatgtaatatagacatatacatacatacatacgtatatatatgtatatatatatatatatacacatacgtacattataaatatatatatatacacataaaagtacattatacacacatacattatatttctatacatacattatatatatatatatatatatatatatatatatatatatatatatatatatatatatatatatatatatatatatatatatatatatatataatatactgtatatgtaaaagtattattttaatttttaaaaagtcaatCCAAACTTCCTGTGCACAATTGCCAATGCTAAATTTTCAGGTACATAAAAAACGGATCCTGACTGGGAATCGGTTCTCACCCTTAACTTAAAAGAGCTGTTCAACGATCCCACACTCCTCATTGCATTCTTGCTTATGCTCATCACTCCCTTTCCCATTTAAAATTGAAGGCGCAAACACCATTGTATCGATctccattaaaatatggaaccagctacgtaaacacttgggttttcagggcccatctatattgaccccgttacttaaaaaacaattatttaaaccttcccgtactgaccccgcattcatgacttggcacgatcatggcatcaccactgtgaaagacctctatgcagacggagtgttctcatccttcactgaactctcttccaaatacgatttgccgaactcccacctttttcgtttttttcaggcgagggacttcgtaaagaaacagttcccacactttccgaatcgtcctccggaaactcttatagatacattgttatctttgagccctaatcataaaaaatgtatctctgtgttatatacctctttaagttcagttgctccaaactctctatcagtgataagagcctcgtgggagagcgatcttaataccaacatatccgaccaacactgggactctgccctgaaaatggttcactcctcctcaatatgtgctcgccatagtctcatccaatgcaaagtaatccataaaattcattacactaactcaaaactatccaaaatctaccccactgttagcaatacctgcaatagatgcaaacaatctccggccgaccatgtccatatgttctggtcctgctctaaactatgttccttttgggaggatatttttgacacgatcgggaaagcatacggtcaaaactttccccccaacccattatcagccatttttggcGTATGCCCTGATAACATATGCCCGGTATCATTAAAACgcgctgttgcttttacgaccttgctggccaggcgattgattttgtttaattggaagctggctcgtcccccatcacacggccgttggattagagaggttctctacaatctaaaactagaaaaacttaggttttcgctaaaaggctcggctcaagcgtttgaaagctcatggagtcctttcttgctgtatgtcaactctcttgatttatccccag is part of the Entelurus aequoreus isolate RoL-2023_Sb linkage group LG22, RoL_Eaeq_v1.1, whole genome shotgun sequence genome and encodes:
- the acaa1 gene encoding 3-ketoacyl-CoA thiolase, peroxisomal, translated to MRRIKVISGHLCPPVPGHHVHDVSSNECSAAACPDDVVVVHGRRSAIGKAKRGALKDTTPDELLSAVMTAVLDDVSLSPQLLGDVCVGNVLQPGAGALMARVAHFLSDFPESVPVYTVNRQCSSGLQALLNIAGAIRSGSIDLGLACGVESMSLRSMGDPGDLSSRLMDKDKARDCIIPMGMTSENVAERMGVSREKQDVFAMMSHQKATRAQQSGVFEREIVPVVTRLLDQDGTERRVTVAKDEGIRAGTTLAALSRLTPAFKVGGSTTAGNSSQVSDGAAAVLLGRRSTVEALGLPVLGVLRASAVVGVPPDMMGVGPAVAIPAALKKAGLKMADIDVFEINEAFASQAVYCMEKLAILPEKVNPNGGAIALGHPLGCTGARQVVTLLHELRRRGPRALGVVSMCIGTGMGAAAIFEYPGQ